The DNA sequence GTGTGTGATTCTATTTCCATTGGCATTTCTTCTGTTATGTTTGTATACTGCTAAAGCACTCTTTCCACATTCTCATTGATACCACTGCCAAAACGGCCCCTCTGGAATAAGGAATTAAGGgcacagttctaaccaactttcccataccaagataagggcagtgcagttctgaggtaaggaaataaacattgccctagattaaggaggcctctgtgactgacccccaactgcaggatgcagcacatgccccactggcacagctatgccagtgctggaaagttggttaggattacaccttaagtcagaggttaaaagagaagacattacTTTAAAAATCAATGTCACCGGGTCCAGATGGGATCCACACAAGAGTTATTATGGAATTGAAGAATgatgttgctgatctcttgactaaaatatgcaacttgtcccttaaaatagccacggtgccagaggactgaaggatagcaaatgtcacagtgatctttaaaaaaggaaggagaggggacctgggaaactatacgccagtcagcctaatgtctgttccaggtaagatggtggaatgcctcatcaaagataaaacacatagatgaacaagccttgctgagggagaatcagcatggcttctgtacgggtaagtcttgcctcatgaaccttttaggattctttgaaaaagtcaacaggcatgtggatgcgggagaacctgtggatattctatatctggactttcagaaggcatttgacatggtccctcaccaaaggttgctgaggaaactccacagccagGAAATAGAGGGCAggccctctcctggattaggaactgaccaggaagcagagcataggtgtcagtggacaattttcacaatggagagaggtgaaaagtggagtgccccaaggatctgtcatggaactggtgcttttcaacctgttcataaatgacctggagacaaggttaagcagagaggtggccaagtttgtgaatgacaccaaacttttctgagtggtgaagaccaaaagagattgtgaagagctccaaaaggatctctccaaactgggagactgggcagcaaaatggcagatgtgtttcaatgtaagtaaatgtaaagtcaagcacattggggcaaagaatcaaaactttacctAAAGGctaatgggatctgagctgtctgtgacagatcaggagagagatcttggcatACTGGCGGACAACTCGATGAACGAGTTggcccaatgtgtggtggcagtgaagaagggtaATTTCATGCTTGGGCTCCTTAGAAAATGTATTgtgaataagacagctaatattataatactgttgtacaaatcgatggtaaggccacacctggagtattgtgtccagttctggtagccacatctcaaaaaggatatagtggaaatgggaaagatgcagaagagagtgaccaaattGATTACTGGActgcgtttggggctcttcagtctagaaaagaggtacctgaggggggatatgattgagacatacaaaatcatgcaggggatggacagagtggatagaaagatatgctcttttccctctcacataaaatgagaaccaggggacatccactaaagttgagtgttgggagagttaggacagacaaaagaaaatatttctttacccagtgtgtaattagtctgtggaactctttgccacaggaagtagtgatagcatcttgcttggatgccttggacaaatttctggaggaaaagttcatcacgggttacaagtaatggtaggtatgtgcaagctctcagctttagaagtagggtacctcaggttgccagatgcaggggagggcaccaggatgcaggttgtgtcttgttgtcttgtgtgctccctggggcatttggtggggtattgtgagatacaggaagctggagtagatgggcctttggcctgttccagtggggcattCTTATATTATGTTCATTGGTTTCTATGGCATTTGAAATTCCTGTTGGATCTTTCAGCAGTGTTTAATTCCTCAGATTTCAACAAAAAATACTGAGGAGGATGTACAAATGCTATGGCTGCAATCCGGCACACATTGCTTTTGTGGTTTCAACTTCAGTACagggcctgggggtggggggtaaagggggtaatttgtacccaggcccagaagACAAAGAAGGgtgtccagaaatttcctgggatcacaCACTTTCCTATCGCACCTGTACTCACTGCCCTCATGGGATGCTGGgtatgcagcagctgctgctaccgaaagccatacgtgctgggccaaggaatgcttacatgacactcctgaacacagtgtgaaatttgggaggaaactggcctgctacagtagctccttggcttgtggatctgcttactatgAAGGAGTATATGGGAGCtctgggacacagctgcgggactacagctgctgcagaactaGGTTCTGGTacacaaaggacactttccattctagagtgatcctaaatactatgatgctaattttctgcaatcgtttcctatatttaaaagattttagagagacttatgaATGGTTTTTCATATTAATGTGCATAGCTGCCAACGCAGCAAGGATAGCTACACCTGGGCTCTTCACTGGGAAGCTCAGTAGATCTGGGttgcaaagacttttccagctgttgccactgttCCCtaccctgtttttccccctttgtcgTTACACAACCCCACCTATCCCCTCCAGTCCCtttttgggaagggacccaatgGAAACTgtgtaccacctgataaaatcCTCTTGGAGGCCTTGCTTCAGTTTACCATATCATGATTGAGCAGAAGCTGCATGTATGACTCGAATTCTCTTTCAGGTGCTCCTCCCAGGATCTCAGACAAGATGGCAAAATAGGTTTACTGATGACTTTTTAAACCTGATCGCTAGTGGGAACTGCTTCAGCAAGGCCTTTTGAGACACTTGCAGCCTCACCATGTGTGTGTGAACACACATATTCTTCTTGCCTATCTCTTCCCTTGTTGACCCCATCGGTTCTGCTCTCCTCCATCAATTCCATATTTTTTCGACTTTTGGTTGACACTGACATGGAAAGAGTAAATGAAACTTCGTGGACTGAGTTTGTTCTTCTTGGGATACTGCACCACACAACAATACACATGGTTTTCTTTGGTACAATTCTGCTTACCTTCTTTCTTAGCCTTTCTGGGAACTGTCTCTATCTTTTCCTGTTTCACACAGGTTCTTCTGATTTTCAGacccccatgtactttttccttaGCCAGTTGTCCTTCATGGACATTTGTCAGCTCTTCGCCATTGTCCCCAAGATGTCAATGGACTTCTTATTCAAGAAGAACACAATTTCATTGGCTGGGTGTGGAATCCAGGTTTTTTTCACGTTGACCATGGGAGGAGCAGAATGTCTCCTGCTGACTGTCATGTCATATGACAGGTATGTGGCAATATGCAAGCCTTTGCAATATCCTGTTCTCATGAGCAGGAGGACTTGCCTAGTCATGTCAGCAGGGGTCTGGTTCGGTGCTTCTTTTCATGCTTTGATATACACCATTAGTGTAGTTCAACTGCCCTATTGTCGTTTGAATAGGATTGACCAATTCTTTTGCACGGTCCCAGCTCTGCTGAAGTTGTCATGTTCTGAGACCCACACCTATGAAAATGGATTATTCCTAAGTGGCattattttctttctctgtccTTTCTCACTCATCATAGCCTCCTATATTTCCATCCTGTCCATAGTCCTAGGAATGCACTCAGTTGAAGGAAAGCACAAGGCATTTGGTACCTGCTTATCCCATCTCTGTGTTGTGGGGATCTTCTATGGAGCTGCCGGTTTTAAGTATTTGAGACCCAAATCCTACAGAACACCACAACAGGATAAGATAGCCTCAGTGTTCTTTGACATTGTCACCCCTATGCTGAATCCCCTCGTATACAGTCTGAGGAACCAAGATGTGTTACTAATATTGAGAAAATGGATTGTAAAACGTCCACTGACTACATAATACAGAAATCTTCAGCCTGATCAGAGCCACACCACAGGTTGTTCACTGGAGGCTACCGCTGTCCACCACTGAACCCTGATGTGGTCATCAGAGAATGCCACGAGGAAGCCAAAGAGGCATGGGGGATGATAGAATTGGGCAGGCATGTGGTTGCCAAGTGGCTCTCAGAGCCTTTTGTGGGTCCAGGTCAGAATTTTTTGTGGCTTTCTGTGTATAGAATCTGCTGCTGTCGTTTGATTTTAGTTGGTTTGCTCCTTCATCTTCTTATCTTCATATAGTGACACTCAGAGGTGTGGTGGACATCAATAGCCTCCAATCAGTGGAACAGCTAtgtcatttgacacctggagcCCATCGGTTTTTGTCACCCCCTATATGACATAgttaattttttcacattttataacATCCTTCCTATATGGAGCTCAAGGTGGTTCGTACGGTTCCCCTTACTTTTGTCCTGCCAACaacgctgtgaggtaggtgagactgagagataataaTAGACATGACCTGAAATGAATCATgataatggtcagaaaataaatgcagtgaatcttTCCCCACACCAATGGAagaaattctgcatgaaatggtttatatcatgatggtattattcctaaaagccacaaattccagaattttggtcactagcagcccaatcctatccacactttcctgggagaaagcccactaacactaatgggacttacttctaagtagatgtgcacaggattggtgCCGTAGGGTGTCActccccaggatgtctcattggtccattttgagttcaggcagtggttctcaaacttttagcattgggactcattttttagaatgacagtcttttcaggacccaccgggaccgggaagtgatgtcatgtcagaagtgacatcctcaagcaaatgaaaataagtaattataaataagtaaattaaagaaaaacaaaaaattaaataagggaaagccagccctgttccatgaagtgaattttctctgtaacctgcctgcaataacaccctcccccccaaaaaaaaataatcagtaagatttgcagccctacccagtgcccagttcaatttaggtTCTTATATTTAAAGCGTATCACTATCACGACCCACCTAGGCTTTAGGcattacaagtctaaaatagaaaaaattcaccttaccagctcaagcctgttttattctttttattgggggggggggggctgtcttctggACATCGATTGAGCTCTACtttcatcagatcaagaccattctggtgatcttgcatttctctttgcctgacctgaacACAAGCCAAGGCAAATGTGCAGCTGTGTTTCAATtgccataaggctcaatacattggtcaccttggagggaaggacttccttctcgggtgttttggggggctgtgttcattgggtCCAGACCTTCTCatgttgttggatttctctcagcctgccccttccgatgaactaaggcaagtttgcctactcacgagtaaacatgtgaaatggctcaatttcactttccagagggcatttttgttttcttgtcttttgaccataacttttggtagaatggaAATTTCACTCCGTTttatttttcactgcattctgctgtaaattctgcttCAAATGGTTTATGGCATGCTGGTGGTATTCCTAAAAAATGCGAATTTAGTTATTTTGTTCACTTGTGGTGTTACCCCCACCAGGCTGGCACCTAGGTGGACCACCCATCCCACCCCTCACTTGCTACACCGCtggctacagtatctgatttttcagtagcctcagggcttgagacaattagttatctgaactttccattaccctttggcaacccaccaaaaatcaagttgcgacccaccagtgggtcccaacccacagtttgggaaccactgacttagactgTAAACTTAACTTACCGGAAAccaacacctctactcatggCAACTCCCCCCTCCATTTAGGCAAACTCCAAAGGGGCAAACTCCAAAGGGGCAACTCCCCCCTCCATTTAGGCATTGCCCTGTTTGGTAGCAGCCCACCTGTGgatttgttatgtgaaaatccccttttgccttttagttgtgattttctctctatctgcttatgttactatggactaaaatatcatgcaggctaaacttctcacacaggtcacatttccaaaactctggtcaagtcgcaggctcatggttacacaaccaccacctccctatggtcacacattatgggacgAAGTCTGGCATCCTAAATCAtcgtttaagtgtctcctacattactgtactcattgtattgttttaacccaatcactggttaagaactgtatgcaaacttgaactgtcttcttgtgttgctgattcattgtattgtttaagttcccccatctaggaagccagccatagaccccattaaATTTTGCTGATAAtggacatcctgatcctttcaatgttttccctgctgtgtggtagtaacgAAGCTACTAGCACTgtctgcaaacccctttttaagagagggcttcctctcacatgctctctctggctctctctccaaggaccaacacatctgtgttgtgtcagagggtcctctttacaggactctccccccgctccaactgctctacaggacaggtaactatcttgcaactggaactctttcccttctccccccctttttctccccttctctccccatctttagttagcagctgggtttggcagaccagggacccctaaaatccttccctacaacctttcacttttctaatttccttggatgcaccaaatattctttacacacaaccaccatggAAGCTAgatacactagattcaagtattaggaccaagaaacacacacttatcatttctccatgtgcattatgtttacctttgtgcttttgtaataaaactataatcttttattagaagttatctttctctcagcctcctctttaagcaaaagggaatttctctgcattacgccatcttgttatccagcctgcgatcctaagtttccaataagggcagtgtaataattcccctaaacaaaacagcccttttggtaacagattggccctagggcagtggtgtccaaacttgcCATGGTCACAGCGCCCTTCTTTTGTGgtgacctcttcttcccagctctcccgaGCACTGCCATCTGGGATCTTCtgagatcttgtgcaatccaagatggcaacatCGAGGCTCAtgcgatagatagatagatgcattTTATACATGGTTTATAAAAAACGAATATGTATAAAACTGCCCTGCAAAGGTCAGTGCtgtgcccctctgaggtctgtgccctaggggcttgcctagttggcctaatgacaGCGCcggccctcctcctcccccatcaaAATGGCCAGAGGTCAGAACTTTGTCACATTCCCTTGGGGTGGGACTTCTCACAAGGCCACATCCAACCTCTTGCTGTTGATTCTTTGCTCTCTTCCCCTTAATCCAGCaaccctggtgggggggggggggagggagttggaAAAGGAAAACCTCCCTTATGTGATAAGTGTACTGCTGCAGTTTGCACCGGACAGAAGGCCTGAAGGGAATACCCTCAGGGAATACCCACCCTCAGAAACGGCCCAGAGGCCATTGTTCACCCTGCCTCATTCACTGTTTTAGTGAAGGAATGAGCATGGGAAACAATCTACAGCAGTCCACCTCTGGCAGGCAGAGtctctctagggcagtgattttcaacctttttcatcttatggcacactgagaagatgctaaaattCTCCtggcaccatcagtttttttgacaatcaacaaggctcCCCACATCATTGGCTGGGGACTCACATTCCCAATGGgactactaatatatgacccttccccaaactccggCGGCACGGCAAGGCTCCCCttagcagaagtgaaagtggatcgATCACACTCtatttctggttttgcagaagtggagtgcaatcgctccattttcacttctgctgaccaggggagccctacagacgctcatgcagggctccccacaccccaggacagctgctgcagggactggtgagtgcatcccagtccctgcagccccctgagcggtgcaatcctggggatcacgtctctgccttccccccgcgcccgctgcctccctccccacaagGACCCACTGCGAGTTTCAAACTctggggagagtttgaaaactgcagccttagaagGGATTCTGAGTGTCAGGGAGGCTGCTCACAGCCTCCCAGTGCTTGgagcaccctctggaggcaatggaAGCGCAggtccccttgtctctggagggttaaaggcagggatgggaaggtccagCAAGGTGCGACTCAACTCGTGACTAGAGTCTCCAGCCCCTGCAATTTGACTCAAATACTAGTAATAACggaggcactttctgagttgctgagttACTCTTTTGCAATTCTAAAGGTCTCCAGTTGAGttaccccctttaaaaagcctgctgtgggaaaaaatggggctgctgccagggtgtgtgtattgaagttcactttaaacactttcctgatgtccccacccatctgtaaacaggggaggaagggggtgagaGGGACAGCGTGAGAGTGcgaacagaagcggcaagagggaggcaggtcatgtgcagcagctgcaaggcttaccaggatgattcaatccttggcagctctactcagaagtagtcccacttcagtgagtcattcaatgagggttcttccccctccccaagtaacaatggagtcaTGCCATGCAggggaaagtgtgatcactattaactgcctcccccttccatgccttctctccctccctgggcttctccaccCAAtagtaaggcaagaacccccttagctcctcctcctgtcctcctgtcctcccttagccaaagaaaatatcagaatgcccaattatcattggttccttccttcctgtcagagatggggaaaagagctttctcctgcctccctccccttccctggtctTCTCCaaccaatcgtaaggcaagaacgcccttggctcctcctcctgccctccctcagccaaagataatatcagaatgcccatcctttgtccaattagcatttgttctttccttcctttcaga is a window from the Tiliqua scincoides isolate rTilSci1 chromosome 2, rTilSci1.hap2, whole genome shotgun sequence genome containing:
- the LOC136639013 gene encoding olfactory receptor 2AJ1-like, which encodes MNELAQCVVAVKKGSSDFQTPMYFFLSQLSFMDICQLFAIVPKMSMDFLFKKNTISLAGCGIQVFFTLTMGGAECLLLTVMSYDRYVAICKPLQYPVLMSRRTCLVMSAGVWFGASFHALIYTISVVQLPYCRLNRIDQFFCTVPALLKLSCSETHTYENGLFLSGIIFFLCPFSLIIASYISILSIVLGMHSVEGKHKAFGTCLSHLCVVGIFYGAAGFKYLRPKSYRTPQQDKIASVFFDIVTPMLNPLVYSLRNQDVLLILRKWIVKRPLTT